GTTGCCGTTTATTCCCGCGTTTACCCAGACGTTGGATGCGCACTACGACGCCGGGCTCGAGCTCGTGGACTTCAAGGGCGACCCCGAGACCCAGCGGTCGCGCATCAACGGCTGGGTCGCCGACCGCACCCACGACCGGATCCAGGACGTGCTGCCCGAGGGTTCGGTCGATGGGCTCACCCGGCTGGTGCTGGTCAACGCGATCTACTTCAAGGCCCAGTGGGCCAAGACGTTCTACGACGGTGCGACGGATGACGCCCCGTTCTACCTGCTGCCCGGCGACGCGGACGTTGCGAGCGTCGATGTCCCGCTGATGCGGCAGCACGAAGAGCGTTTCAAGGTCGGTTCGTTCGACGGCTACGCCGCGCTGCAGATGCACTACAGCGAGGGCGACCTCTCGATGGTCATCCTGCTGCCCGACGATGCCGATGGGCTCGCAGCACTCGAAGCACAGCTCACCCCCGAGCTGATCGCGCAGACGATCGACGGGCTGACGTACGAGACCACGAACATCTGGCTGCCCAAGTGGGAGATGACGCTGGACTACGACCTGATCCCCGCGCTCCAGGCGATGGGCATGGAGCGTGCGTTCGAAGCAGGGCGTGCCGACTTCACCGGCATCAGCGACTCCGCCGAGGGCGAGGGGCTCTACATCACCGGCGCGTTCCACAAGGCCTTCATCGCGGTCGACGAGAACGGCACCGAGGCCGCCGCCGCCACCGCCATGATCGTGGGCGAACTCTCGGCCGCGCTCCCCGACCAGGTGATCGACTTCCGCGCCGACCACCCGTTTGTGTATCTCATCCGCGACAACCGTACAGGCGCGATCCTTTTCATGGGGCGGGTGACCGACCCGTCGTAGGGGGTCGTTTTCTGGGTGTGTGATCTCGGATGCAACGAATCGAAGCCGGGCTGGCACATTGCGCCGGCCCGATTTTTGTTTCGCGATCGCCCGACGGTCAATAATCAAGGTCTTCACACGTAAACAGCCGGCGGGGGCGTTTGCTGAGCACGGTGCGGAGGATGCTGTTCATCGTGTTGGGATCGTTGTCGAAGCCGCCGTGGGTTTCGCTCCGTGTTTTGGCCGTTTGGAACGCGCGGCCGTCGCTGTAATGGATGGTAAGGCGCTTGTGGGGTTCAAGTTCTTCAGAGTATTTTTCCATCCCGAGCAGCGGGGCCTTA
The sequence above is a segment of the Phycisphaeraceae bacterium D3-23 genome. Coding sequences within it:
- a CDS encoding serpin family protein, whose product is MRFRSALISTAALLGALVMNASCDASAIEEPIPDDEWGTQAVTDGNNALAINMYRELVAAGGPADNVFFSPMSITAALSLTYEGARGETMAEFEHVLGVPSDAAGDWGRPQYHRAMGGLLDSLSGDDKPYELAVANALWGEQTLPFIPAFTQTLDAHYDAGLELVDFKGDPETQRSRINGWVADRTHDRIQDVLPEGSVDGLTRLVLVNAIYFKAQWAKTFYDGATDDAPFYLLPGDADVASVDVPLMRQHEERFKVGSFDGYAALQMHYSEGDLSMVILLPDDADGLAALEAQLTPELIAQTIDGLTYETTNIWLPKWEMTLDYDLIPALQAMGMERAFEAGRADFTGISDSAEGEGLYITGAFHKAFIAVDENGTEAAAATAMIVGELSAALPDQVIDFRADHPFVYLIRDNRTGAILFMGRVTDPS